In Variovorax paradoxus, a single genomic region encodes these proteins:
- a CDS encoding M81 family metallopeptidase, which translates to MRVFSASLATETNTFAPMPTGLASFKDRGYFPAGQHPDALTIYSGPLWAARIRGKEKGWTLLEGMVAGAQPSGITTRHAYETLRDEMLNDLRAALPVDMVLLGLHGAMVADGYDDCEGDMLERVRQIVGPDVVIGAELDPHNHLTPAMVANADVMVSFKEYPHTDILERGLELVDICAAAVEGKVKPVHAMVDCDIIVTVHTSREPARGFVERMQSLEGKDGVLSVSLTHGFSWGDVPEMGTKVLVYTDGDQAKADALARQLADEVIAMRDGLTVNYPSIDASLDEALAFGGGPVVLADGADNPGGGAASDSTFILARMLERGIGNAALGPMWDPIAVRIAFDAGVGAKLRMRIGGKISPLSGDPLDLECTVKALKHDLVMTGLSDTPTPMGDCALVEAGGIDIVLITRRNQAMGTDLFTQLGCDLASKKIVVVKSSQHFYASYSKVAKHVIYAGAPGAVTLDLNTLPYRKVRRPKWPLEAVAA; encoded by the coding sequence ATGCGTGTCTTCAGTGCTTCCCTCGCCACCGAAACCAACACCTTCGCCCCGATGCCGACCGGCCTTGCGTCCTTCAAGGACCGCGGCTACTTCCCCGCCGGCCAGCATCCCGATGCGCTGACCATCTACTCGGGCCCGCTGTGGGCGGCGCGCATCCGCGGCAAGGAAAAGGGCTGGACGCTGCTCGAAGGCATGGTGGCGGGCGCGCAGCCCAGCGGCATCACCACGCGCCATGCCTACGAAACGCTGCGCGACGAAATGCTGAACGACCTGCGCGCCGCGCTGCCGGTCGACATGGTGCTGCTCGGCCTGCACGGCGCGATGGTGGCCGACGGCTACGACGACTGCGAAGGCGACATGCTGGAGCGCGTGCGGCAGATCGTCGGCCCCGACGTCGTGATCGGCGCGGAGCTCGACCCGCACAACCACCTCACGCCCGCGATGGTCGCCAACGCCGACGTGATGGTCTCGTTCAAGGAATACCCGCACACCGACATCCTCGAGCGCGGGCTGGAGCTGGTCGACATCTGCGCGGCGGCGGTCGAGGGCAAGGTCAAGCCGGTGCACGCGATGGTCGACTGCGACATCATCGTCACCGTGCACACCTCGCGCGAGCCGGCGCGCGGCTTCGTCGAGCGCATGCAGTCGCTCGAGGGCAAGGACGGCGTGCTGTCGGTCTCGCTCACGCACGGCTTCTCCTGGGGCGACGTGCCCGAAATGGGCACCAAGGTGCTGGTCTACACCGACGGCGACCAGGCCAAGGCCGACGCGCTGGCGCGCCAGCTGGCCGACGAAGTCATCGCCATGCGCGACGGCCTCACCGTGAACTACCCGAGCATCGATGCCTCGCTCGACGAAGCGCTGGCCTTCGGCGGCGGCCCGGTGGTGCTGGCCGATGGCGCCGACAACCCCGGCGGCGGCGCGGCGAGCGACTCCACCTTCATCCTGGCCCGCATGCTCGAGCGCGGCATCGGCAACGCGGCGCTGGGCCCGATGTGGGACCCGATCGCGGTGCGCATCGCCTTCGACGCGGGCGTGGGCGCCAAGCTGCGGATGCGCATCGGCGGCAAGATCAGCCCGCTGTCGGGCGACCCGCTCGACCTCGAATGCACCGTGAAGGCGCTGAAGCACGACCTGGTGATGACCGGCCTGTCGGACACGCCCACGCCCATGGGCGACTGCGCGCTCGTCGAGGCCGGTGGCATCGACATCGTGCTCATCACCCGGCGCAACCAGGCCATGGGCACCGACCTGTTCACGCAGCTGGGCTGTGACCTGGCCAGCAAGAAGATCGTGGTCGTCAAGTCTTCGCAGCACTTCTACGCCTCGTATTCCAAGGTTGCGAAGCACGTGATCTACGCCGGCGCGCCGGGCGCCGTGACGCTGGACCTCAACACCCTGCCCTATCGCAAGGTGCGCCGGCCGAAGTGGCCGCTCGAGGCAGTGGCCGCCTGA
- a CDS encoding NAD(P)/FAD-dependent oxidoreductase, whose protein sequence is MTSNTPAPVVADYLVIGGGIAGASVAHWLAPHARVILLERESQPGYHSTGRSAALFMESYGTAQVRALTMASRAFLEHPPEGFSEHPLLTPRGAMMVAGAEHMAELEAHWDVLRAMDTGASRLSGEQARELVPALRPEQVQGAVYEPDAADMDVHAIHQGYLRGMRQAGGKLVCDAGVTAIERTGDVWRVTAGGAVYEAPVVLNAAGAWVDTIARLAGVPPLGIEPRRRSAFIFAPPEGENVAHWPMVFGADESWYIKPDAGMLLGSPANADPVEPQDVQPEELDIAYAIHHIEEATTLSIRRPTRTWAGLRSFVADGDLVGGFEPAAPGFFWVAAQGGYGIQTSAAMGEACAALARGLPLPQRIADFGLTAEMLGPQRLRTAA, encoded by the coding sequence ATGACTTCCAACACACCAGCGCCCGTCGTGGCCGACTACCTCGTGATTGGCGGCGGCATTGCCGGGGCTTCGGTGGCCCATTGGCTCGCGCCGCACGCCCGCGTGATCCTTCTCGAACGCGAGTCCCAGCCGGGCTATCACTCCACCGGCCGCTCGGCCGCCCTCTTCATGGAGAGCTACGGAACGGCGCAGGTGCGCGCCCTCACCATGGCCAGCCGCGCCTTCCTCGAGCATCCGCCCGAAGGCTTCTCCGAACACCCGCTGCTCACGCCGCGCGGCGCGATGATGGTGGCGGGCGCCGAGCACATGGCCGAGCTCGAAGCTCACTGGGACGTGCTGCGCGCCATGGACACCGGCGCCTCGCGCCTGAGCGGCGAGCAGGCCCGCGAACTGGTGCCCGCGCTGCGGCCCGAGCAGGTGCAGGGCGCGGTGTACGAACCCGACGCGGCCGACATGGACGTGCACGCCATCCACCAGGGCTACCTGCGCGGCATGCGGCAGGCCGGCGGCAAGCTGGTGTGCGATGCGGGCGTGACGGCCATCGAGCGCACCGGCGACGTCTGGCGCGTCACGGCCGGCGGCGCCGTGTACGAAGCACCCGTGGTGCTCAACGCCGCCGGCGCATGGGTCGACACCATCGCGCGCCTGGCCGGCGTGCCGCCGCTGGGCATCGAGCCGCGCCGGCGCTCGGCCTTCATCTTCGCGCCGCCGGAAGGCGAGAACGTGGCTCACTGGCCGATGGTGTTCGGCGCCGACGAGAGCTGGTACATCAAGCCCGACGCCGGCATGCTGCTGGGCTCTCCGGCCAATGCCGATCCGGTGGAGCCGCAGGACGTTCAGCCCGAAGAGCTGGACATCGCCTACGCCATCCACCACATCGAGGAAGCCACCACCCTCAGCATCCGCCGGCCCACGCGCACCTGGGCGGGCCTGCGCTCCTTCGTGGCCGACGGCGACCTGGTCGGCGGCTTCGAGCCCGCCGCGCCCGGCTTCTTCTGGGTGGCGGCGCAGGGTGGCTACGGCATCCAGACCTCGGCCGCCATGGGCGAGGCCTGCGCCGCGCTGGCACGCGGCCTGCCGCTGCCGCAGCGCATCGCGGACTTCGGGCTGACGGCCGAAATGCTCGGCCCGCAGCGGCTGCGCACCGCCGCCTGA
- a CDS encoding helix-turn-helix domain-containing protein, whose protein sequence is MNPHTGTKPATRPKDEPPTLDRTTFGHRLRSARKRFGWTLAQLAERSGVSITTISRAERGQLALGYENFTALGRALEMDMNAMFAGAGVKPAQLDGPVVTRAGKGVVYRGLSIAYEFLGTTAAGKQMSPIVGTVHARRIHGPEDFVRHAGEEFAYVLSGEIDVHFDNGEVLRLSRGDSLYFDSRLGHAYVSVSRQLARIVGMTIGESGHMKSAREAPALKPPRIVKAKPEQSAKKRAARGKG, encoded by the coding sequence GTGAATCCACACACAGGGACCAAGCCGGCGACCAGGCCGAAGGACGAGCCGCCCACGCTGGACCGCACCACTTTCGGTCATCGCCTGCGCAGCGCGCGCAAGCGGTTCGGCTGGACGCTGGCGCAACTGGCCGAACGCTCGGGCGTGTCGATCACCACCATCTCGCGCGCGGAGCGCGGCCAGCTCGCGCTGGGCTACGAGAACTTCACCGCGCTGGGCCGCGCGCTCGAGATGGACATGAACGCGATGTTCGCGGGCGCCGGCGTCAAACCCGCGCAGCTCGACGGGCCGGTGGTCACGCGCGCGGGCAAGGGCGTGGTGTACCGGGGGCTGTCCATTGCGTACGAGTTCCTGGGCACCACGGCGGCCGGCAAGCAGATGAGCCCGATCGTCGGCACCGTGCATGCGCGCCGCATCCACGGACCGGAGGACTTCGTGCGGCATGCGGGCGAGGAGTTCGCCTATGTGCTGTCGGGCGAGATCGACGTGCACTTCGACAACGGCGAGGTGCTGCGTCTGTCGCGCGGGGACTCGCTGTACTTCGACAGCCGCCTGGGCCATGCCTACGTGAGCGTGAGCCGCCAGCTCGCGCGCATCGTCGGCATGACGATCGGCGAGAGCGGGCACATGAAGTCGGCGCGAGAGGCGCCCGCGCTGAAGCCGCCGCGCATCGTCAAGGCGAAGCCCGAGCAATCCGCGAAAAAGCGCGCGGCGCGCGGCAAGGGCTGA
- a CDS encoding M20/M25/M40 family metallo-hydrolase yields the protein MTKHSSFFALRSIAAACGLAFGAMVAAHAAPDARLLAAAEKAQPAVIDNLKEMVLIESGSLNVDGLLKMADVVEGRLKAAGFKTERRKATAGAGADIVIATLKGTGKRKIMLQGHMDTVYPAGILNGQPYKVDGNRIYGPGIADDKGGLAVIMASLKILADAGWRDYDTLTVVMNPDEEVGSVGSGELIATLADQHDTVLSFEPTAAKSVAKGESLLLGAAGIATATLEVKGRAAHAGAAPELGRNALYELSYQMLQTKDVAKDIPGVTLNWTVARATGPLNQITEKAQAQGDIRITQPGAEKKLNEALQAKIATGKLIPDTETTVKVEVGRPAFIAGEKGRALAEKAQAIYKELDRDLALTPMTGGGTDAGYAGRSGKAAVVESFGLAGFGYHARDEYIEVDSIVPRIYLVTRLLTEIGKN from the coding sequence ATGACCAAGCACTCTTCTTTCTTTGCCCTCCGCTCCATCGCCGCGGCCTGCGGCCTTGCATTCGGCGCCATGGTTGCCGCGCACGCCGCTCCGGACGCCAGGCTGCTTGCCGCCGCCGAGAAGGCGCAGCCGGCCGTGATCGACAACCTCAAGGAAATGGTGCTGATCGAATCGGGCAGCCTCAACGTCGACGGCCTGCTCAAGATGGCCGACGTGGTGGAAGGGCGCCTGAAGGCAGCCGGCTTCAAGACCGAGCGCCGCAAGGCCACGGCCGGCGCGGGCGCCGACATCGTGATCGCCACGCTCAAGGGCACCGGCAAGCGCAAGATCATGCTGCAGGGCCACATGGACACGGTGTACCCGGCCGGCATCCTGAACGGCCAGCCGTACAAGGTCGACGGCAATCGCATCTACGGCCCCGGCATCGCCGACGACAAGGGCGGCCTGGCCGTCATCATGGCCTCCCTGAAGATCCTGGCCGACGCCGGCTGGCGCGACTACGACACGCTCACCGTGGTGATGAACCCCGACGAGGAAGTGGGCTCGGTGGGCTCCGGCGAACTGATCGCGACCCTGGCCGACCAGCACGACACCGTGCTGTCGTTCGAGCCGACGGCGGCCAAGTCGGTGGCCAAGGGCGAATCGCTGCTGCTGGGCGCTGCCGGCATCGCCACCGCCACGCTCGAGGTGAAGGGCCGCGCCGCCCATGCCGGCGCCGCGCCGGAGCTGGGCCGCAATGCGCTGTACGAACTGTCGTACCAGATGCTGCAGACGAAGGACGTCGCCAAGGACATTCCGGGCGTGACGCTCAACTGGACCGTGGCGCGCGCCACCGGCCCGCTCAACCAGATCACCGAGAAGGCACAGGCTCAGGGCGACATCCGCATCACGCAACCGGGCGCCGAGAAGAAGCTCAACGAAGCGCTGCAGGCGAAGATCGCGACCGGTAAGCTGATTCCCGACACCGAGACCACGGTGAAGGTCGAAGTGGGCCGCCCGGCCTTCATCGCGGGCGAGAAGGGCCGCGCACTGGCCGAGAAGGCGCAGGCGATCTACAAGGAACTCGACCGCGACCTGGCGCTCACGCCCATGACCGGCGGCGGCACCGACGCGGGCTATGCGGGCCGCTCGGGCAAGGCCGCGGTGGTCGAGAGCTTCGGCCTCGCGGGCTTCGGCTACCACGCACGCGACGAGTACATCGAAGTCGATTCGATCGTGCCGCGCATCTACCTCGTCACGCGGCTGCTGACCGAGATCGGCAAGAACTGA
- a CDS encoding DUF3300 domain-containing protein yields the protein MTRNHRPTVPRLLTISLCIGAIALAGCDNKTPGTPAAAVDPAASSIPAPSVPQNNAPTTVPVAYTPPSADQLYEMVAPIALYPDKLVAQVLAGATYPEQITAAHDWLAQNRSLKAGPLADAANQQPWDPSVKSLTAFRSVVDQMAANIPWTESLGKAYYNDPTDVMNAIQVMRQRAAKAGRLKNNDKLRVATAATTPPQNYAPAPDSQAVYYSGTPVIEAPPQYITIEPVQPDVVYVPAYDPQVIYGTPQPVYPGYAYAPAVEVAPGYSQGQVIAAGALAFGAGIVVGAALERHDWGWHSWNMNWGAPGWRGRDNGAPPPPAYRPAVVYNNNTYISRSTTVVNNVNNVRNVYNNNNGAPRGLPAGAAAPNFAAAPGFAPQQQQQMQQQAALAQQQQQQQARQQEALLRQQQMQQQGQQRAQQQAQAQQQQVQQAQQLHAQQLQQQQRQQVQQAQLQQQQQQEQLRRQQQAQQQAQQQHQPARLAGQAPGAQQEQQRQQQQAQQEQSRRQQMEHQQQAQQQARAQQQAQAQQQQQQMQHQREQQLQQQQAQNQARQQQQAQQEQSRRQQMEQQQQAQQQARAQQQAQVQQQQQQMQHQREQQMQQQQAQNQARQQQQQQAMQMQQQRQQQQAQQQQQRMQQEQAQQRAQQQAQQQQQRVAAAAAAAAHRPPRPGEPGQPPQHP from the coding sequence ATGACAAGAAACCATCGCCCAACGGTCCCGCGGCTCCTGACGATTTCGCTGTGCATCGGGGCCATCGCCCTGGCCGGCTGCGACAACAAGACGCCCGGCACGCCAGCCGCCGCGGTCGACCCGGCCGCCTCGTCGATTCCCGCTCCCTCGGTTCCGCAGAACAACGCACCCACCACGGTGCCGGTGGCCTACACGCCACCCTCGGCCGACCAGCTCTATGAAATGGTCGCGCCCATCGCGCTCTATCCGGACAAGCTGGTGGCGCAGGTCCTGGCCGGCGCCACCTACCCCGAGCAGATCACCGCCGCGCACGACTGGCTTGCGCAGAACCGTTCACTCAAGGCCGGCCCGCTGGCCGATGCGGCCAACCAGCAGCCCTGGGACCCGAGCGTGAAATCGCTCACCGCCTTCCGCAGCGTGGTCGACCAGATGGCCGCGAACATTCCGTGGACCGAATCGCTGGGCAAGGCCTACTACAACGACCCGACCGACGTGATGAACGCCATCCAGGTCATGCGGCAGCGCGCGGCCAAGGCCGGCCGCCTCAAGAACAACGACAAGCTGCGCGTGGCCACCGCCGCGACAACGCCGCCGCAGAACTACGCACCCGCGCCGGATTCGCAGGCGGTGTACTACAGCGGTACACCGGTGATCGAGGCGCCGCCGCAGTACATCACCATCGAGCCCGTGCAGCCCGACGTGGTGTACGTGCCCGCGTATGACCCGCAGGTGATCTACGGCACGCCCCAGCCGGTGTACCCAGGCTATGCCTACGCACCGGCGGTCGAGGTGGCGCCGGGCTACAGCCAGGGCCAGGTGATCGCGGCCGGCGCGCTCGCATTCGGTGCCGGCATCGTGGTGGGCGCAGCCCTGGAGCGTCACGACTGGGGCTGGCATTCATGGAACATGAATTGGGGCGCACCGGGCTGGCGCGGCCGCGACAACGGGGCACCGCCGCCACCGGCCTATCGCCCTGCCGTGGTCTACAACAACAACACCTACATCTCGCGCTCGACCACGGTGGTCAACAACGTGAACAACGTGCGCAACGTCTACAACAACAATAACGGCGCACCGCGCGGGCTGCCGGCGGGCGCCGCCGCACCCAACTTCGCTGCCGCCCCGGGCTTTGCACCGCAGCAGCAACAGCAGATGCAGCAGCAAGCCGCGCTGGCCCAGCAGCAGCAACAACAGCAGGCCCGCCAACAGGAAGCCCTGTTGCGCCAGCAGCAGATGCAGCAACAGGGACAGCAGCGTGCGCAACAGCAAGCGCAGGCCCAGCAACAGCAGGTGCAACAGGCACAGCAGCTGCACGCTCAACAACTGCAGCAACAACAACGGCAGCAGGTGCAGCAGGCACAACTCCAGCAGCAGCAACAGCAGGAGCAGTTGCGCCGGCAACAACAAGCGCAGCAGCAGGCTCAGCAACAACACCAGCCGGCACGCCTCGCGGGCCAGGCGCCGGGCGCTCAGCAGGAGCAGCAGCGCCAGCAACAACAGGCGCAGCAGGAACAGTCAAGACGCCAGCAGATGGAGCATCAACAGCAGGCTCAGCAGCAAGCGCGTGCACAGCAGCAGGCCCAGGCGCAACAGCAGCAGCAACAAATGCAGCACCAGCGCGAACAACAGCTGCAGCAGCAACAGGCGCAGAACCAGGCTCGCCAGCAACAACAGGCGCAGCAGGAACAGTCAAGGCGCCAGCAGATGGAGCAGCAACAGCAGGCTCAGCAGCAAGCGCGTGCGCAGCAGCAGGCCCAGGTGCAACAGCAGCAGCAACAAATGCAGCACCAGCGCGAACAGCAAATGCAACAGCAACAGGCGCAGAACCAGGCTCGCCAGCAACAACAGCAACAGGCGATGCAGATGCAGCAGCAACGCCAACAACAGCAGGCGCAGCAGCAACAGCAGCGCATGCAGCAAGAGCAGGCTCAGCAGCGTGCCCAGCAACAGGCCCAGCAGCAGCAACAGCGCGTGGCCGCGGCGGCAGCGGCGGCGGCACATCGCCCGCCCCGCCCCGGCGAACCGGGGCAACCGCCACAACATCCCTGA
- a CDS encoding DUF3299 domain-containing protein, producing MRIAKKTTMARPFMQLSVLLAGAGLVAAAWAADPAPKDTTASNPLGGKAAASSAAAKAAPGQPRQITWEELVPKDWDPAKEFKGMDLSALDDGDPRANELLMKMQEVSNNAPTNPAMNGVEVKIPGFIVPLEEAKGEVTEFLLVPYFGACIHTPPPPANQILHVVPQKGAKFRAMDTVWVSGKLQTLRNDSMMGVSGYHVSATSVTKYTGGAK from the coding sequence ATGCGCATCGCAAAGAAGACAACCATGGCCCGACCTTTCATGCAGCTTTCAGTGCTGCTCGCCGGCGCCGGCCTCGTGGCCGCCGCCTGGGCCGCCGACCCCGCGCCCAAGGACACCACGGCCAGCAACCCGCTGGGCGGCAAGGCGGCGGCAAGCTCCGCGGCCGCCAAGGCCGCGCCGGGCCAGCCGCGCCAGATCACCTGGGAAGAACTCGTGCCGAAAGACTGGGACCCGGCCAAGGAGTTCAAGGGCATGGACCTGAGCGCGCTCGACGACGGCGACCCGCGCGCCAACGAGCTGCTCATGAAGATGCAGGAAGTGTCGAACAACGCGCCGACCAACCCCGCGATGAACGGCGTGGAAGTGAAGATCCCCGGCTTCATCGTGCCGCTCGAGGAAGCCAAGGGCGAGGTCACCGAGTTCCTGCTGGTGCCCTACTTCGGCGCCTGCATCCATACGCCGCCGCCGCCGGCCAACCAGATCCTGCACGTGGTGCCGCAAAAGGGCGCCAAGTTCCGCGCCATGGACACCGTGTGGGTCTCCGGCAAGCTGCAGACGCTTCGCAACGATTCCATGATGGGCGTGAGCGGCTACCACGTCAGCGCGACCAGCGTGACCAAGTACACCGGCGGCGCCAAGTAA
- a CDS encoding ABC transporter permease — translation MKALFSIAWRSAWNRRFTLALTVFSIALSTFLLLGVERIRTELRENFASSVSGTDLIVGARTGSTQLLLYSVFRIGAATNNISWKSVQALEAHPGVDWVVPLSLGDSHRGFAVLATSPEYFTRFRYGDRQLLKMREGKPFSELFDAVVGAEVADKLGYHVGQKITLAHGSGELNVAEHADKPFTVVGVLARTGTPVDRTVHIGLPAMEAIHLEWVGGAPMPGVHIPAEQVRKFDLTPKNVTAALVGLKNRAAVFGVQRWISTYTGEPLMAILPGVALDELWSVIGIGENALLLMSALVALVSLAGLVSVVMAGLNERRRELAVLRAVGAGLRHVLALLALEGAMVTVLGVAFGVVMAVLGIALLSPWLQAQFGLTLSLSEPTLNEWLLMASLLVAGWLASLLPGIRAYRLSLADGLSPRI, via the coding sequence ATGAAGGCTCTTTTCTCGATTGCATGGCGCAGTGCCTGGAACCGCCGCTTCACGCTCGCGCTCACGGTGTTCTCTATCGCGCTGTCGACCTTCCTGCTGCTGGGCGTGGAGCGCATCCGCACCGAGCTGCGCGAGAACTTCGCATCGTCCGTCTCGGGCACCGACCTGATCGTGGGCGCGCGCACCGGCTCCACGCAGCTGCTGCTGTATTCGGTGTTCCGCATCGGCGCGGCCACCAACAACATCTCGTGGAAGAGCGTGCAAGCGCTCGAAGCACACCCCGGTGTCGACTGGGTGGTGCCGCTGTCGCTGGGCGACTCGCACCGCGGCTTCGCGGTGCTGGCCACTTCCCCCGAATACTTCACGCGCTTTCGCTACGGCGACCGGCAACTGCTGAAGATGCGCGAAGGCAAGCCCTTCAGCGAACTCTTCGACGCGGTGGTGGGCGCCGAAGTGGCCGACAAGCTCGGCTACCACGTGGGCCAGAAGATCACGCTCGCGCACGGCAGCGGCGAGCTCAACGTGGCCGAGCATGCCGACAAGCCCTTCACGGTGGTGGGCGTGCTCGCGCGCACCGGCACGCCGGTCGACCGCACGGTGCACATCGGCCTGCCGGCCATGGAAGCCATCCACCTCGAATGGGTGGGCGGCGCGCCGATGCCCGGCGTGCACATTCCGGCCGAGCAGGTGCGCAAGTTCGACCTCACGCCCAAGAACGTGACGGCCGCGCTGGTGGGCCTGAAGAACCGCGCGGCCGTGTTCGGCGTGCAGCGCTGGATCTCCACCTACACCGGCGAGCCGCTGATGGCCATCCTGCCCGGCGTGGCGCTCGACGAACTGTGGAGCGTGATCGGCATCGGCGAGAACGCGCTGCTGCTGATGTCGGCGCTGGTCGCGCTGGTGAGCCTCGCGGGGCTGGTGTCGGTGGTGATGGCGGGGCTCAACGAACGCCGGCGCGAACTCGCCGTGCTGCGTGCCGTTGGCGCGGGCCTGCGCCATGTGCTGGCATTGCTCGCACTCGAAGGCGCGATGGTCACCGTGCTGGGCGTGGCCTTCGGCGTGGTGATGGCGGTGCTGGGCATCGCCCTGCTCTCCCCATGGCTGCAGGCGCAGTTCGGGCTGACACTGAGCCTTTCCGAACCTACACTGAACGAATGGCTGCTGATGGCGAGCCTGCTGGTCGCGGGCTGGCTGGCAAGCCTCTTGCCTGGCATCCGCGCCTACCGCCTCTCGCTGGCCGACGGCCTTTCCCCAAGGATATGA
- a CDS encoding ABC transporter ATP-binding protein yields the protein MSNSPQGETSALRVVLAAEALRFSWPGVKTPCIDIEAFRITAGESVFLHGPSGCGKSTLLSLLAGVLVADEGRVTLLGHDWSKLSGAQRDRSRVAHVGYIFQQFNLLPYLSVIDNVLLPCRFSARRESQAARNGSARQEAEHLLAQMGLDRNLWKRQALQLSVGQQQRVAAARALIGQPEVVIADEPTSALDEDRREAFLDVLLTACAQNHSALVFVSHDQRIAQRFVRHVLLPEINRAATSAMAVDA from the coding sequence GTGAGCAATTCCCCGCAGGGCGAGACGTCGGCGCTGCGCGTCGTCCTCGCCGCAGAAGCGCTGCGCTTCTCATGGCCCGGCGTGAAGACGCCTTGCATCGACATCGAGGCCTTTCGCATCACCGCCGGCGAATCGGTGTTCCTGCACGGCCCCAGCGGCTGCGGCAAGAGCACGCTGCTGTCGCTGCTGGCCGGCGTGCTGGTGGCCGACGAAGGCCGCGTCACGCTGCTGGGCCACGACTGGTCGAAGCTCTCGGGCGCCCAGCGCGATCGCAGCCGCGTGGCGCACGTGGGCTACATCTTCCAGCAGTTCAACCTGCTGCCCTACCTGAGCGTGATCGACAACGTGCTGCTGCCGTGCCGCTTCTCGGCGCGGCGCGAGTCGCAGGCCGCGCGCAACGGCAGCGCCCGCCAGGAAGCCGAGCACCTGCTCGCGCAGATGGGCCTGGACCGCAACCTGTGGAAGCGCCAGGCGCTGCAGCTGTCCGTGGGCCAGCAGCAGCGGGTGGCCGCGGCGCGCGCGCTCATCGGCCAGCCAGAGGTGGTGATCGCCGACGAGCCCACTTCGGCGCTCGACGAAGACCGGCGCGAAGCCTTCCTCGACGTGCTGCTGACAGCCTGCGCGCAGAACCACAGCGCGCTGGTGTTCGTGAGCCACGACCAGCGCATCGCGCAGCGTTTCGTGCGGCATGTGCTGCTGCCCGAGATCAACCGCGCGGCCACGAGCGCGATGGCGGTGGATGCATGA
- a CDS encoding DUF2796 domain-containing protein, whose translation MKHTRLRRTTGLAIAAALFAAAPFLSAQAQQQHAHVHGQLKLDVAVDGPTVVIDMESPLDNIVGFERAPKTDAEKKTVEDAVAQLRAADKLFVVDPAANCKLGPVDLRSGALGLGNPDPAEPVGHADLDATFSFNCTNAAAAKFIDVNLFGAFKGLRQIDSQIATAQGQFKRQLKRPAGAQASQPVRLGWGK comes from the coding sequence ATGAAGCACACCCGTCTCCGACGCACCACCGGTCTCGCAATCGCAGCCGCGCTGTTCGCGGCCGCCCCCTTTCTTTCCGCGCAGGCACAGCAGCAGCATGCGCATGTGCACGGCCAGCTCAAGCTCGACGTGGCCGTCGACGGCCCCACGGTGGTGATCGACATGGAGTCGCCGCTGGACAACATCGTCGGCTTCGAGCGCGCGCCCAAGACCGACGCCGAGAAGAAGACCGTCGAAGACGCCGTCGCGCAGCTGCGCGCGGCCGACAAGCTCTTCGTCGTCGATCCGGCCGCCAACTGCAAGCTGGGCCCGGTCGACCTGCGCTCCGGCGCGCTGGGCCTGGGCAACCCCGACCCGGCCGAGCCCGTCGGCCATGCCGACCTCGACGCCACCTTCTCCTTCAATTGCACCAACGCGGCCGCAGCGAAGTTCATCGACGTGAACCTGTTCGGCGCGTTCAAGGGGCTGCGCCAGATCGATTCGCAGATCGCCACCGCGCAAGGCCAGTTCAAGCGCCAGCTCAAGCGCCCCGCGGGCGCGCAGGCATCGCAGCCGGTGCGGCTGGGCTGGGGCAAGTGA